A genome region from Platichthys flesus chromosome 12, fPlaFle2.1, whole genome shotgun sequence includes the following:
- the LOC133965997 gene encoding actin-related protein 2-B: MDSQGRKVVVCDNGTGFVKCGYAGSNFPEHIFPALVGRPIIRSTAKVGNIEIKDLMVGDEASELRSMLEVNYPMENGIVRNWDDMKHLWDYTFGPEKLNIESRNCKILLTEPPMNPTKNREKIIEVMFETYQFSGVYIAIQAVLTLYAQGLLTGVVVDSGDGVTHICPVYEGFSLPHLTRRLDIAGRDITRYLIKLLLLRGYAFNHSADFETVRMMKEKLCYVGYNIEQEQKLALETTVLVESYTLPDGRVIKVGGERFEAPEALFQPHLINVEGVGVAELLFNTIHAADIDTRPEFYKHIVLSGGSTMYPGLPSRLERELKQLYLERVLKGDVDKLSKFKIRIEDPPRRKHMVFLGGAVLADIMKDKDNFWLTREEYEEKGVRVLEKLGVTVR; this comes from the exons ATGGACAGCCAGGGAAGGAAAGTGGTGGTCTGCGACAACGGGACCGGG TTTGTCAAGTGCGGCTATGCAGGCTCCAACTTCCCCGAGCACATCTTCCCTGCTCTGGTTGGAAGACCCATCATTCGCTCAACGGCCAAAGTGGGAAACATTGAGATCAAG GACCTGATGGTCGGGGACGAGGCCAGCGAGCTGCGCTCCATGCTGGAGGTCAACTACCCCATGGAGAACGGCATCGTCAGGAACTGGGATGACATGAAGCACCTGTGGGACTACACCTTCGGCCCGGAGAAGCTCAACATCGAGTCCCGCAACTGCAAGATCCTGCTCACGGAGCCCCCCATGAACCCGACCAAGAACCGCGAGAAAATCATCGAG GTGATGTTTGAGACCTACCAGTTTTCAGGAGTATACATCGCTATTCAAGCTGTGCTGACACTGTATGCCCAAG GTCTCCTGACGGGGGTGGTGGTGGACTCGGGTGACGGTGTGACCCACATCTGTCCTGTGTATGAAGGATTCAGCCTGCCCCACCTGACCAGACGCCTGGACATCGCAGGCAGGGACATCACCCGCTACCTCATCAAG ctgctgttgttgagggGCTACGCCTTCAACCACTCCGCGGACTTCGAGACGGTGCGcatgatgaaggagaagcttTGCTACGTGGGCTACAACATCGAGCAGGAGCAGAAGCTGGCGCTGGAGACCACTGTGCTGGTGGAATCATACACG CTGCCAGATGGTCGTGTGATCAAGGTGGGAGGAGAACGCTTTGAGGCGCCCGAGGCTCTGTTCCAGCCACACCTCATCAACGTGGAGGGCGTCGGGGTGGCCGAGCTGCTCTTCAACACCATCCACGCAGCCGACATAGACACCAG GCCTGAGTTCTACAAGCACATCGTGTTGTCCGGAGGATCCACCATGTACCCCGGCCTCCCCTCTCGGCTGGAGAGGGAACTCAAGCAGCTGTACCTGGAGCGCGTCCTCAAGGGAGACGTGGACAAGCTCTCG AAATTCAAGATCCGCATCGAGGACCCTCCCAGGCGAAAGCACATGGTGTTCCTGGGCGGAGCCGTGCTGGCTGACATCATGAAGGACAAGGACAACTTCTGGCTGACCCGCGAGGAGTACGAGGAGAAGGGCGTCCGCGTGCTGGAGAAACTTGGCGTCACCGTCAGATAA